The following coding sequences are from one Pusillimonas sp. DMV24BSW_D window:
- the carB gene encoding carbamoyl-phosphate synthase large subunit → MPKRTDIKSILIIGAGPIVIGQACEFDYSGAQACKSLKAEGYRTILVNSNPATIMTDPETADVTYVEPITWQAVEKIIEVEKPDALLPTMGGQTALNCALDLERFGVLEKHGVELIGANAAAIDKAEDRLKFKDAMTKIGLESAKSGLAHSMDEAWDVQRQISEVSGGAGFPVVIRPSFTLGGSGGGIAYNTEEFETICRRGLEASPTNELLIEESLLGWKEYEMEVVRDRADNCIIVCSIENLDPMGVHTGDSITVAPAQTLTDKEYQIMRDASIAVLREIGVDTGGSNVQFALNPHNGRMIVIEMNPRVSRSSALASKATGFPIAKVAARLAVGYTLDELRNEITGGATPASFEPTIDYVVTKVPRFAFEKFPQADSRLTTQMKSVGEVMAMGRTFQESFQKALRGLEVGVDGLNQKTTDREKIQVELGEPGPERIWYVGDAFAQGFTLDEVHNLTKIDPWFLAQIKEIVDIELALEQRTLADLDHGTMRELKRRGFSDRRLAFLLDTSEGEVRKVRHQLGVRPVYKRVDTCAAEFETKTAYMYSTYEEECESVPTDKQKIIVLGGGPNRIGQGIEFDYCCVHAALALRDDGYETIMVNCNPETVSTDYDTSDRLYFEPLTLEDVLEIVHKEKPVGMIVQYGGQTPLKLARALEANGVPIIGTSPESIDIAEDRERFQKLLSKLGLRQPPNRTARTEGEAMALAAEIGYPLVVRPSYVLGGRAMEIVHEPADLERYMREAVKVSNDSPVLLDHFLNNATEVDVDCISDGERVFIGGVMEHIEQAGVHSGDSACSLPPYSLSEQEIEEIKRQTGLMARALNVKGLMNVQFALQDNEVYVLEVNPRASRTVPYVSKVTGLQLAKISARVMAGRSLADLGVTKEVVPQYFSVKEAVFPFVKFPGVDTILGPEMKSTGEVMGVGESFGEAFVKSQMAAGVTLPKSGVAFISVKAQDKPKAVEVARGLADLGFSILATRGTASAIEAAGIPVQVVNKVAEGRPNIVDMVKNNEISLVINTVEERRNAIADSRHIRTVALASRVTFFTTIAGARAAVEGLQYLRQGDGLKVYSLQHLHQTLVA, encoded by the coding sequence ATGCCAAAGCGTACAGATATTAAAAGCATTCTTATTATTGGTGCGGGCCCAATTGTTATTGGGCAAGCCTGCGAATTTGACTACTCCGGCGCCCAGGCCTGCAAATCGCTGAAAGCCGAGGGCTATCGCACTATTTTGGTCAATAGTAATCCGGCGACCATCATGACGGATCCGGAAACCGCCGACGTTACTTACGTTGAACCCATTACATGGCAAGCGGTTGAAAAGATTATTGAAGTTGAGAAGCCCGATGCGCTTTTGCCTACGATGGGTGGACAAACGGCGCTTAATTGCGCGCTTGATCTCGAGCGTTTCGGTGTGTTGGAAAAGCATGGCGTTGAGTTGATCGGTGCGAATGCGGCCGCAATCGATAAAGCGGAAGACAGGCTGAAATTTAAAGATGCCATGACCAAAATTGGTCTTGAGTCTGCCAAGTCCGGGCTTGCGCATTCAATGGACGAGGCATGGGATGTCCAGCGTCAAATCTCTGAAGTCTCGGGGGGGGCAGGGTTTCCAGTGGTGATTCGCCCCAGTTTCACGTTGGGCGGCTCAGGTGGCGGTATTGCGTATAACACTGAAGAGTTCGAAACCATTTGCCGTCGTGGTCTGGAAGCCTCCCCTACCAATGAGCTGTTGATCGAAGAGTCGTTGCTGGGCTGGAAAGAGTACGAAATGGAAGTGGTGCGCGACCGCGCCGACAACTGCATTATCGTGTGCTCAATCGAGAACCTGGACCCAATGGGCGTGCATACGGGCGACTCCATTACGGTGGCGCCGGCGCAAACCTTGACCGACAAGGAATACCAGATCATGCGTGATGCATCGATTGCGGTATTGCGTGAAATTGGTGTTGATACCGGTGGATCGAATGTTCAGTTTGCCCTGAACCCGCACAATGGCCGCATGATTGTCATTGAAATGAATCCGCGGGTTTCGCGTTCATCGGCTTTGGCTTCGAAAGCGACCGGCTTTCCTATTGCGAAAGTGGCTGCGCGTCTGGCAGTGGGTTATACGCTCGATGAATTGCGAAATGAAATTACGGGTGGGGCAACGCCTGCTTCATTCGAGCCCACAATTGATTACGTGGTAACAAAAGTACCGCGTTTTGCGTTCGAGAAGTTCCCTCAGGCCGATTCCCGCTTAACCACACAAATGAAGTCGGTTGGCGAAGTCATGGCAATGGGGCGCACGTTCCAAGAGTCATTTCAGAAAGCCTTGCGAGGCCTTGAGGTGGGTGTCGACGGCTTGAATCAGAAAACGACCGACCGTGAAAAAATTCAGGTTGAGTTGGGTGAGCCTGGGCCGGAGCGTATCTGGTATGTGGGCGATGCTTTTGCACAGGGTTTTACGCTCGACGAAGTCCATAACCTCACCAAGATCGATCCATGGTTTCTGGCTCAAATCAAGGAAATTGTGGACATCGAACTGGCGCTTGAGCAGCGCACGCTGGCCGATCTTGATCACGGCACGATGCGCGAATTGAAACGTCGCGGGTTTTCCGACCGTCGCCTGGCTTTTCTGCTTGATACCTCTGAGGGTGAAGTGCGTAAAGTACGCCATCAACTGGGGGTTCGTCCGGTATATAAGCGGGTTGACACCTGCGCTGCGGAATTCGAAACCAAAACCGCTTACATGTATTCCACTTATGAAGAGGAATGCGAGTCGGTGCCTACCGACAAACAGAAAATTATTGTACTGGGCGGTGGTCCGAACCGGATTGGTCAGGGGATTGAATTCGACTATTGTTGCGTTCATGCCGCTCTGGCATTACGTGATGATGGCTATGAAACCATCATGGTCAATTGCAATCCGGAAACGGTCTCCACCGATTACGATACGTCCGACAGACTGTATTTCGAGCCACTCACGCTTGAAGACGTATTGGAAATCGTGCACAAGGAAAAGCCGGTTGGCATGATTGTGCAGTATGGCGGGCAAACCCCGTTAAAACTGGCGCGTGCCCTTGAAGCAAACGGCGTACCCATTATCGGGACCAGCCCGGAATCAATCGACATTGCGGAAGATCGGGAGCGTTTCCAGAAATTGCTTAGCAAACTTGGTTTGCGGCAACCTCCGAATAGAACTGCCCGTACAGAAGGCGAGGCAATGGCCCTGGCAGCCGAAATTGGCTACCCGTTGGTCGTGCGCCCCAGCTATGTTCTGGGTGGCCGCGCCATGGAGATTGTGCACGAGCCTGCCGATTTGGAACGCTATATGCGTGAAGCGGTGAAAGTCAGTAACGATTCTCCCGTTTTGCTTGATCATTTCCTGAATAATGCAACCGAAGTCGATGTCGACTGTATTTCCGACGGCGAGCGGGTGTTTATCGGCGGCGTCATGGAGCATATTGAACAAGCCGGTGTGCACTCGGGTGACTCGGCGTGCAGTTTGCCGCCATATTCCTTGTCGGAACAGGAAATCGAAGAAATCAAGCGCCAAACGGGGCTGATGGCCCGTGCCTTGAATGTGAAAGGGCTAATGAACGTTCAATTTGCCCTTCAAGACAACGAAGTTTATGTTCTTGAAGTGAATCCGCGCGCCTCGCGAACGGTTCCTTACGTTTCCAAGGTCACGGGGCTTCAACTGGCGAAAATATCAGCGCGCGTGATGGCGGGTCGTTCATTGGCCGATCTGGGCGTGACTAAAGAAGTGGTGCCACAGTACTTCTCGGTTAAAGAAGCCGTATTCCCGTTTGTTAAATTCCCTGGGGTCGACACAATCCTCGGGCCTGAAATGAAGTCCACCGGTGAGGTCATGGGCGTAGGCGAAAGCTTCGGCGAAGCGTTTGTGAAGTCGCAAATGGCTGCCGGCGTTACTTTGCCGAAATCCGGCGTGGCGTTCATCAGCGTGAAGGCGCAGGACAAGCCCAAGGCGGTTGAGGTCGCCCGCGGTTTGGCTGATCTCGGGTTCAGCATTCTGGCAACCCGAGGAACTGCGTCAGCGATCGAAGCAGCCGGCATTCCGGTTCAAGTGGTTAACAAGGTTGCAGAAGGGCGTCCGAACATTGTCGACATGGTCAAGAATAATGAAATTTCCTTGGTCATCAACACGGTGGAGGAGCGTCGCAACGCTATTGCAGACTCTCGTCATATTCGTACGGTCGCGCTGGCTTCCAGGGTCACGTTCTTTACAACCATTGCCGGTGCGCGAGCCGCGGTCGAGGGCTTGCAATATCTGCGTCAGGGTGACGGTCTGAAGGTTTACTCGTTGCAACATTTGCATCAAACCTTGGTCGCGTAG
- the ftsH gene encoding ATP-dependent zinc metalloprotease FtsH translates to MNNSFSKVAIWMVIALVLFTVFKQFDGRVTTSETVTYTQFMDDARAGRISKVDIQGDTLHVTPESGRPYTLTSPGDLWMVPELVKSGVQVSGKAREEPSFLTSVFISWFPMLLLIAVWIFFMRQMQGGGKGGAFSFGKSRARMMDENTNNITFADVAGCDEAKEDVKELVDFLRDPTKFQRLGGRIPRGVLLVGSPGTGKTLLAKAIAGEAKVPFFSISGSDFVEMFVGVGAARVRDMFENAKKQAPCIIFIDEIDAVGRQRGAGLGGGNDEREQTLNQLLVEMDGFETGQGVLVIAATNRPDVLDPALLRPGRFDRQVVVGLPDIRGREQILKVHMRKVPLSTNVDAHVLARGTPGFSGADLANLVNEAALFAARRSGRTVDMQDFEKAKDKIIMGAERRGLVMPEEERRNTAYHESGHALVARSLPKTDPVHKVTIIPHGRALGVTMQLPEGDRYSMDKERLLNTIAVLFGGRIAEEVFMNQMTTGASNDFERATAIARDIVTRYGMTESLGPMVYAENEGEVFLGRSVTKTTHVSESTMQKVDQEIRNIIDQQYTIARDIIEGNRDKMEAMTKALLEWETIDSDQIDDIMSGRPPRPPKGLDESSDDSSSGSTPSEGVSASDNKEGGSDTATNPA, encoded by the coding sequence TTGAACAACTCGTTTTCCAAAGTCGCAATCTGGATGGTGATTGCGCTGGTGCTGTTTACGGTTTTTAAGCAGTTCGATGGTCGTGTGACCACGTCTGAAACCGTCACATATACCCAGTTCATGGATGACGCCCGGGCTGGGCGTATTTCCAAGGTGGATATCCAGGGGGACACGCTACACGTGACGCCTGAATCCGGTCGTCCTTACACATTAACTTCCCCGGGTGATCTCTGGATGGTGCCGGAACTGGTCAAGTCGGGTGTGCAGGTTTCCGGCAAAGCCCGGGAAGAGCCCTCCTTCCTTACCAGTGTGTTTATCTCCTGGTTCCCCATGTTGCTGTTAATCGCAGTATGGATTTTCTTCATGCGCCAAATGCAGGGTGGCGGCAAGGGTGGTGCGTTCAGTTTCGGTAAATCACGTGCCCGAATGATGGACGAAAACACCAACAATATTACGTTTGCTGATGTGGCGGGCTGCGATGAGGCCAAGGAAGACGTTAAGGAACTGGTTGATTTCCTGCGCGACCCCACCAAGTTCCAGCGTCTGGGCGGGCGTATTCCACGCGGCGTTCTGCTTGTCGGGTCACCGGGTACTGGTAAAACTTTGCTGGCCAAGGCTATTGCCGGTGAAGCGAAAGTACCGTTTTTCAGCATTTCCGGTTCGGATTTCGTTGAAATGTTCGTCGGCGTGGGCGCGGCGCGCGTTCGCGACATGTTCGAAAACGCAAAGAAGCAGGCTCCTTGCATTATTTTTATCGATGAAATCGATGCCGTGGGTCGTCAGCGCGGTGCAGGTTTGGGCGGTGGTAACGACGAGCGCGAACAAACCTTGAACCAATTGCTGGTTGAAATGGATGGCTTTGAGACCGGGCAGGGCGTTTTGGTTATTGCTGCTACTAATCGTCCCGATGTGCTCGACCCGGCGTTATTGCGTCCCGGCCGTTTCGACCGCCAGGTTGTAGTGGGTCTGCCGGATATTCGTGGCCGTGAACAAATTCTGAAAGTGCACATGCGTAAAGTGCCGCTTTCAACTAACGTCGACGCCCATGTGCTGGCGCGCGGCACACCTGGTTTTTCCGGTGCGGATTTGGCTAACCTGGTGAATGAGGCTGCATTATTTGCGGCACGGCGCAGTGGTCGTACCGTTGACATGCAAGACTTCGAAAAAGCCAAAGACAAGATTATTATGGGCGCTGAACGCCGTGGGCTTGTCATGCCCGAGGAAGAACGGCGTAATACGGCTTACCACGAGTCCGGCCACGCGCTGGTGGCGCGTTCGTTGCCGAAAACAGATCCGGTCCATAAAGTTACTATCATTCCACATGGCCGTGCATTGGGCGTTACCATGCAGTTGCCTGAAGGTGATCGCTATAGTATGGACAAGGAGCGTTTGCTGAACACCATTGCGGTGTTGTTCGGGGGACGTATTGCTGAAGAAGTGTTCATGAATCAAATGACGACGGGTGCGTCGAACGACTTCGAACGGGCAACGGCCATCGCACGCGATATCGTAACACGTTACGGCATGACTGAATCTCTTGGGCCCATGGTGTATGCCGAAAACGAAGGCGAGGTCTTTTTGGGGCGCAGTGTAACGAAAACAACCCATGTGTCTGAGTCCACCATGCAAAAGGTTGATCAGGAAATTCGTAATATCATCGATCAGCAGTACACGATAGCGCGTGACATTATCGAGGGTAACCGCGACAAAATGGAAGCCATGACCAAAGCACTGCTGGAGTGGGAAACGATCGACTCTGATCAAATCGACGATATTATGTCTGGTCGTCCACCTCGGCCTCCCAAAGGTTTGGATGAGTCCTCCGACGACTCGTCTTCGGGCAGTACGCCTTCCGAGGGGGTATCGGCCTCCGATAATAAAGAAGGTGGCTCCGATACGGCAACCAATCCTGCTTAG
- the yhbY gene encoding ribosome assembly RNA-binding protein YhbY, whose protein sequence is MPKLELTSQERSALRARAHPLRPVVLLGDKGLTEAVIKEIDRNLTAHQLIKVKAAGEDRDSRQEMLDTLCETLSCAPVHHLGKTLILYRPNESELAAQAADLQTRAVRRASEPHTPKKLAASGITRTRKGEIAKRAARKTERLEEAAPQARRAASMDGLQKPGMRKVAGSHGIPRRSGSALSLKAGARRRLGTRSR, encoded by the coding sequence ATGCCGAAATTAGAACTTACTTCGCAAGAACGCAGCGCACTTCGCGCCCGCGCCCACCCTTTGCGCCCCGTCGTTTTACTTGGCGACAAGGGCCTCACCGAGGCCGTCATCAAGGAAATCGATCGTAATCTTACCGCGCACCAACTTATTAAAGTGAAAGCCGCCGGTGAAGATCGCGACTCCCGTCAGGAAATGCTTGACACTTTATGCGAAACCTTATCGTGTGCACCCGTTCACCATTTGGGCAAAACATTAATTCTGTATCGCCCCAATGAGTCGGAATTGGCCGCTCAAGCTGCCGATTTACAGACCCGCGCCGTGCGCAGGGCATCGGAGCCTCACACGCCTAAAAAACTGGCAGCATCGGGCATCACACGCACCCGCAAAGGTGAAATCGCAAAGCGTGCAGCCCGTAAAACAGAGCGTCTTGAAGAAGCCGCTCCGCAAGCGCGAAGAGCCGCGTCAATGGACGGCCTGCAAAAACCCGGTATGCGTAAAGTTGCCGGCTCACATGGCATTCCCAGACGATCCGGCAGCGCGCTGTCTTTGAAGGCCGGCGCCCGGCGGCGCCTGGGCACCAGAAGCCGTTAA
- the greA gene encoding transcription elongation factor GreA: protein MSAIPLTVSGVERLQQELHRLKTVERPEVINAIAEARAQGDLSENAEYDAARERQAFVEGRIKELEGTLSNAQVIDPSTLDTEGKAVFGATVEIEDLESGQRVRYQIVGDIEADIRENRISISSPVARAIIGRSEGDVVEVQAPSGVREYEVLSISYV, encoded by the coding sequence ATGTCTGCGATTCCGTTGACAGTAAGCGGTGTTGAGCGCTTACAACAAGAATTACATCGATTGAAAACCGTGGAACGGCCCGAGGTCATTAATGCCATTGCCGAAGCGCGTGCTCAAGGCGATCTGTCGGAGAACGCCGAGTACGATGCTGCGCGTGAAAGGCAGGCGTTTGTGGAAGGTCGTATCAAAGAGTTGGAAGGAACCTTGTCGAATGCGCAAGTTATTGACCCCTCGACACTTGATACCGAGGGCAAGGCGGTATTTGGCGCAACTGTGGAAATCGAGGACCTGGAATCAGGGCAACGAGTCCGTTACCAGATTGTGGGTGATATTGAGGCGGATATCCGCGAAAATCGCATCTCTATTTCCAGTCCGGTCGCCCGTGCAATAATTGGTCGTTCGGAAGGCGATGTTGTTGAGGTTCAGGCGCCCTCGGGTGTGCGTGAGTACGAAGTCTTGTCGATCAGCTATGTCTGA
- a CDS encoding SDR family oxidoreductase, translated as MKRVFITGASSGIGAALARFYAAQGCELGLVARRADALQKVIDSVEGEHHQTYALDVNNRVALHEAAHAFQATGPVDVVIASAGISVGTLTEAEEDFDIFQRIMQTNVMATVATFEPFIAGMKARSDGRLVAVGSVAGVRGLPGAGAYSASKAAVRNYCESLRVELANTGIKVVTLAPGFIDTPMTARNPYHMPFLMPVDAFAERAAKAIERGDGYRVIPWQMAWVGRLLGLVPNFLYDRAAQKRKRKPRASE; from the coding sequence GTGAAGCGCGTGTTCATTACCGGGGCGAGCAGCGGCATTGGCGCCGCGCTCGCCCGTTTTTATGCCGCTCAAGGATGTGAGTTGGGTTTGGTTGCCCGTCGAGCTGATGCGCTTCAAAAGGTGATTGACTCGGTAGAGGGCGAACACCATCAAACCTATGCGCTTGATGTAAACAATCGCGTTGCCTTGCATGAGGCCGCGCATGCTTTTCAGGCAACCGGGCCGGTTGATGTCGTAATCGCATCGGCGGGTATCAGTGTTGGAACGCTGACCGAGGCCGAGGAGGATTTCGATATCTTTCAGCGCATTATGCAGACCAATGTGATGGCCACCGTGGCGACATTCGAGCCATTCATTGCCGGCATGAAAGCCAGATCAGACGGCCGATTGGTTGCGGTGGGCAGTGTTGCCGGCGTTCGGGGCTTGCCGGGTGCAGGTGCTTACAGTGCATCAAAGGCCGCCGTGCGCAATTATTGTGAAAGTTTGCGAGTAGAGCTTGCCAATACCGGGATAAAGGTCGTCACGTTGGCTCCCGGGTTTATTGACACGCCCATGACGGCACGCAATCCCTACCATATGCCGTTTTTAATGCCGGTTGATGCGTTTGCCGAGCGTGCGGCCAAAGCGATTGAACGGGGCGACGGTTATCGCGTTATACCCTGGCAAATGGCGTGGGTGGGGCGATTGCTTGGTTTGGTACCGAATTTCCTTTATGACCGGGCGGCGCAAAAGCGAAAGCGCAAGCCGCGGGCATCAGAATAG
- the folP gene encoding dihydropteroate synthase: MNSTLLCGRFELTFKRPLVMGILNITPDSFSDGSLHFQTDRAIAHARRLIDEGADIIDIGAESTRPGAQPVDVEQELQRLLPVIEALRPHDVPISVDTFKPFVMRRALQAGADMINDIYGFRQPGAIEAVTDSNCGLCVMHMQGEPRTMQSAPRYDDVVADVRAFLVERVEALLTAGVSASRVVIDPGFGFGKTAAQNYTLLRRVAELQFGDYPLVVALSRKSMIGHVTGREARDRLGGSVAGALAGIARGAKIVRVHDVALTLDAIKVWQAVENGIEE, translated from the coding sequence ATGAATTCAACATTGTTGTGCGGGCGCTTTGAACTGACGTTCAAGCGCCCGCTTGTTATGGGTATCCTGAACATCACGCCGGATTCTTTTTCGGATGGTTCATTACATTTCCAAACAGACCGGGCCATTGCCCATGCGCGTCGCCTGATCGATGAAGGAGCCGATATTATTGATATCGGAGCCGAATCAACCCGCCCCGGGGCGCAACCGGTCGATGTGGAACAAGAGCTTCAACGTCTATTGCCTGTTATTGAAGCGCTAAGGCCGCATGATGTGCCGATTTCCGTCGACACGTTCAAGCCGTTTGTTATGCGGCGCGCTTTGCAGGCTGGGGCAGACATGATCAACGATATTTATGGGTTCCGGCAGCCAGGTGCGATCGAGGCCGTCACCGATTCGAATTGTGGTTTGTGTGTGATGCACATGCAGGGCGAGCCGCGAACAATGCAGAGCGCGCCCCGTTACGATGACGTTGTGGCGGATGTCCGTGCTTTCCTGGTAGAACGGGTAGAAGCATTGCTGACCGCAGGCGTGAGCGCCTCCAGAGTGGTGATTGACCCTGGATTTGGGTTTGGTAAAACAGCCGCACAAAATTATACGTTGTTACGCAGGGTTGCCGAATTGCAGTTTGGCGATTATCCATTGGTGGTGGCATTATCCCGCAAATCGATGATTGGGCATGTTACCGGCCGTGAGGCGCGCGATCGTCTGGGGGGCAGTGTGGCCGGTGCCTTGGCGGGTATTGCCAGAGGTGCGAAAATAGTGCGGGTACACGATGTTGCGCTTACGCTGGATGCCATTAAGGTGTGGCAGGCGGTAGAAAATGGAATAGAAGAATGA
- a CDS encoding solute carrier family 23 protein, giving the protein MSDSYFPAWRKVSPDAQGGVVQPNEYMSWPQNVAMGAQHVVAMFGSTILAPLLMGFDPNVAILMSGIGTLIFFFFVGGRVPSYLGSSFAFIGGVIAVTGYAGAGPNANIGVALGAIIACGVVYTVIGLIVWWINARSGDGANWIDNWMPPVVTGSIVAVIGLNLAPIAVKGAMGGTTFEALMALLTVLCVGGVAVYTRGVTQRLLILVGLLLACFLYWVLANGMGFGTPMDFSGVASAAWFGLPTFSSPVFEVGAMSVIAPVAIILVAENLGHIKAVSAMTGQNLDKYLGRAFVGDGVATMVSGAVGGTGVTTYAENIGVMTVTRIYASLVFVIAALIAIFLGFSPKFGALIQLIPGPVLGGMSIVVFGLIAIAGARIWVVNQVDFTNNRNLIVASVTLVLGAGNFGLQLGAFRLDGIGTATFGAIILYALLRIGSRGKSL; this is encoded by the coding sequence ATGTCAGATTCTTATTTCCCAGCTTGGCGTAAAGTCAGCCCGGATGCCCAGGGAGGGGTGGTTCAGCCCAATGAGTACATGTCGTGGCCTCAAAACGTTGCGATGGGCGCACAGCACGTGGTGGCTATGTTTGGCTCCACGATTCTTGCGCCGCTTTTAATGGGTTTTGATCCCAATGTCGCGATTCTCATGTCGGGTATCGGTACCCTCATTTTCTTTTTCTTTGTAGGCGGACGTGTTCCCAGTTATTTAGGATCGAGCTTTGCATTTATTGGCGGCGTCATTGCGGTTACCGGCTATGCCGGCGCCGGGCCCAATGCCAATATCGGCGTGGCGCTGGGGGCTATTATTGCCTGTGGGGTCGTGTATACGGTTATTGGCCTGATCGTTTGGTGGATTAACGCGCGTTCCGGTGACGGCGCCAATTGGATCGACAATTGGATGCCGCCGGTTGTTACTGGCTCCATTGTGGCCGTCATTGGCTTGAACCTGGCACCTATTGCCGTAAAAGGGGCGATGGGCGGTACCACTTTCGAAGCACTTATGGCGTTGTTAACCGTTTTATGCGTGGGCGGCGTAGCGGTCTATACGCGAGGGGTTACGCAACGGCTGCTTATTCTGGTTGGCTTGCTTTTGGCTTGTTTTCTGTATTGGGTTTTGGCTAACGGCATGGGTTTCGGTACCCCAATGGATTTCAGCGGTGTAGCAAGCGCGGCGTGGTTCGGTCTGCCCACTTTCTCCAGCCCGGTTTTCGAAGTTGGCGCCATGAGCGTCATTGCCCCGGTTGCCATTATTCTTGTTGCTGAAAATTTGGGGCATATCAAGGCTGTCAGCGCCATGACAGGCCAAAATCTTGATAAGTATCTGGGCCGGGCATTCGTTGGGGACGGCGTTGCCACTATGGTGTCGGGCGCCGTTGGGGGAACAGGCGTTACAACCTATGCCGAGAATATTGGTGTCATGACCGTGACCCGTATTTACGCGTCGTTGGTTTTTGTTATTGCGGCTTTAATCGCTATTTTTCTTGGCTTTTCACCCAAGTTTGGTGCGTTGATTCAATTAATTCCAGGGCCGGTCCTGGGCGGCATGTCAATTGTGGTTTTTGGGCTCATTGCCATTGCAGGTGCCCGTATCTGGGTGGTTAATCAGGTTGATTTCACCAATAATCGCAATTTGATTGTGGCATCGGTTACGTTGGTCCTGGGCGCGGGTAATTTTGGGCTTCAGTTGGGTGCGTTCCGCCTGGACGGCATCGGTACGGCTACATTTGGCGCGATTATTTTGTATGCGCTCTTACGAATTGGCAGTCGTGGAAAATCGCTATAA
- a CDS encoding RlmE family RNA methyltransferase, which yields MAKKKFSKNWVHQHINDPFVKMAQQKGYRARAAYKLTEILDTEKLLRKGDIVVDLGATPGSWSQVVRERLLGAGGRVDGRIIALDLLPMEPIAGVEFIQGDFREESVLRQLEEMLGGSRVDLVISDMAPNLSGVGAADSARIQHLCELALEFSMSHLKPDGALIVKAFHGSGFSQIVQMFKQHFVRVVERKPKASRDKSSETFLVGQRLKSTGVRVSP from the coding sequence ATGGCGAAGAAAAAATTCTCGAAAAACTGGGTTCACCAGCATATTAACGACCCTTTTGTGAAAATGGCGCAACAAAAGGGTTATCGCGCACGCGCGGCATACAAATTAACCGAAATACTGGACACCGAAAAACTGTTGCGTAAGGGTGACATTGTGGTTGACCTGGGTGCAACACCGGGCAGTTGGTCGCAGGTTGTACGCGAGCGATTGCTTGGAGCCGGTGGGCGAGTCGATGGGCGTATTATCGCACTAGATCTATTACCCATGGAGCCGATTGCCGGGGTGGAGTTTATTCAGGGAGACTTTCGTGAGGAAAGTGTGCTGCGTCAGCTTGAGGAAATGTTGGGTGGTTCGAGGGTTGACCTTGTGATTTCCGATATGGCCCCCAACTTATCGGGTGTAGGGGCTGCAGATTCCGCACGTATCCAGCATCTTTGTGAGTTGGCGCTTGAGTTTTCGATGAGTCATCTGAAGCCCGATGGTGCGCTGATTGTGAAGGCGTTTCACGGCAGTGGGTTTTCTCAGATCGTCCAGATGTTCAAACAACACTTTGTACGTGTGGTAGAGCGCAAACCCAAGGCGTCGCGCGATAAGTCTTCAGAAACTTTTCTTGTAGGGCAACGTCTTAAGTCTACGGGTGTCAGGGTTTCCCCATAA